The Rhizophagus irregularis chromosome 27, complete sequence DNA window AAATGGGTATAAATTTTTGCACGTTCTAAATAAGCCAGAGGAGCTTTTTCGttgttttgcaacgttttatCCAATATTAGTAATGCCTTTTGGGGGTTCTGGGGGTTTTGTTTAAAACATTCCCTCGCGATTATCAAAGGATCTGGTGGATTAGTGGGGGTAATAAGTTGCTCTGTAACTTTTTTCGTTGTTTCATTTGTTTCATTTTGAGATTTATCATTTAGGgactttgattttttaatatcgtCAGACATTATGGTATCGGGATTCGATATTTCATATTCAGAAATATTTGTCTGCGACAGGAGCCCTGCCGCAACAAATTTATCAGATAGTGCGTTTAAAGTTGAAGTTTGAGGGAGCAACGTTAACGATTCTTCATTGATAACTGTCCTACAAATAGaacaaatcaaattttttccttttcggGATCGATAAGATTTGTAAATATTGAAAGCGCCCTTCGAAATGACATGACCACAACTTAGACCATAAAATTGATCAGTTATTTGGAGCATAACTGGACAAAGCATTTCCTGAGCCAATAGTGATAATATTGAAGGACCCGACCGATCAATATCGGTAGTTGTAAAGGCTGGAAAATCATCATCAAGGTTATTAGAGATTCCACAAGATTTCATAAGCTTTTCCCTTGAGACAAGCTTATATTTCACACCATCTActaaaccaaaaaattttgatttcttttgaTCTTGAAATTTATTACCACACTCTTTAAGATCTGCATCAACTACAACAAACCAATCCTTTCGACGATGTTGCAAACTCAATAAGATTTCAATGGCTTTGAATCTCACAAAAGTATTTGGTGCATGATTTAAACTTTCCAATGCCAAATAATAACATAAAGAGAGCGTAATTGATCTCGTGGAAGATGCGCAGACACTTTCTGCTAGATCAAGAATTCCAAACCAAAACGTATGGGGGTAGGATAGGGGTTCCATTCCATAAAGTTCCGCAAACaacctttttttattgttcaggatttttgaaaattcaaaatcatCATCTTTTGAAGGAGTGAGTTcggaaatgattttttttatatggaacCAGAGGAATTCCAAAATCATTCTTTCGCCGAATTTTTTAAGGTTATGATTTCCAGCTTCTTGATATGAGGAATCAAGTGTTTGTTGCAGCATCAGGAGGAGGCGCCAGTCTTTATACCAACTTGAAACTGGAACTTTAAATCCAAATGCATCTCTCATCTTATTCCATGAAGTTAATATACTTGCACTATCAGCGGGGATGGGTGTAAGCACGGCAGGTGCCATACCTAAATAAATacacaaaaagaatttgtcaTTAAAATCGGTCAcatattatcttattattattattgttgttattattattattttaattacctaAAATTCCCTTAAAGAAGTCTTTAAACCTTCGCCAtcctaattataaattacaaaaaaaaaaaaaaaattaatttaaaatcaaaattttttataatatttatatataaactaattttctattttaagtACCTTCTCGAAATCTTGTTTCATCATCACTTAGGCTGTGTAATGTATCCCTTAAATGAATTAAGagaaaatcaatattataatttctttttattccaCTAGTTTGCAATTCAACATCGGGTACATTTAAATTTCGTAATGTTCCTCTCCAAGTCTTATTTAATCCTTGTTCCATAACAGTTGATATGTTATTATGGATATTATTGAATTCAACCAACTGTTTATAAAGCTTTTCACGTAATTCTCGGCCTAGCACGGCTGGGCTTTGTATGAAGGCTTCTAATACAGAAGCAAAAGTCCGAAGGTGTAATTCTAGTATGATAGCCGTATCATTAGAAGTGTATGTATAACACTTTGTATCGCAAAGCTTTTCAAGGGCTCTAACTAAACTTCTAACAGTCCATTGATTTGGTTGTTCTGAAGCCAACTTGTTTAGTTTCAGGAGGCTTTTAGGATTGCTAATAAGGTCACCACTTAAAAGCtcatttataatatcatcACTTAAAGGAACTTTTAAAGATGAACTCGGTATAGGGGGATTGAATAATCTATCATTTGTAAGCGAGGATTCATTCAAAGTAATATTTTCAGAAAGAGAGCCACTAACGCTTATTTGATGTCGAGGATATGAATTTGGAAGATTATTATACATCACTAAAAAAAAcagttattatatttaaaaaattaaataagaaagGAAGGAAGGAAGGaaggaagaaaaaataaaatataataattttctgcttatattaaactttttaaaatgagaggaaaaaaaaaggaatgaatgttttatttattgtagaATTTTTGAATGTATGATGGTCACGAATAAAGATAATCTTTATGCATGTCTTAtctcattgttttttttctgtttttgaGTTAATCTAAAATTAGGCACCTCATTTGTTGTCATATGCAGGCAAGTTTTCATGTGATTCAAATTTGTGTGGTTCGTTAACCGAAATAGGAAAAAAGATTGAAATAcgtttttttttcgcaatcATAATTGAAAAATCCCAATTcaattcttatattttttaatagaatttttctttcattggTTAGAGttcattcttttttaagaACCCAAAATggtttttcaaaattaacaaTTGTGAATTAATTACAGATTTACAGTTAATTAATTAGTAGATTtctttgaactaaaaaaatcattagttTGACCAGTAATCAATCATAtggaatttttgaataatggAAGCCCTTTGTTGAGTTTGTCGTTACTCAATGTTCCATCAGGGTAGTCACAATAgggataaaattattaatattattttgcaaGCTCCATGTGATCAGCCTTTGTGACAGGTTCTAGGTCTTTGGTCAATTTCATTATCTGTGTTAAATCTATCAAATATCAAACATTTCGTAATGTAtacttttatacttttatatttatgcaccaaatataataaaatcgcCGATCTCAATGAAAAGTatgttgaaatttttgaaatatttttagttcTCAAAAACTAATTTTAGCAAAATGAATACAAAAGATTACTATTATAGGCGTACTTTatgtttaatttctttaatttctttgataatattaaaaaattaatattaactgttaatataatagataCAGCAAGACCTCTATAATTGCACTCTTCATAATTGCACCCACTATGTATACTCTATCTAAATGCACCCTCTGGTCCGGTCCTGAGCTTATATGATCTCTAATTATTTAacctctataaatgcacacctCTCTAAATGCACTATTTTGAAAGATATGCATATGGTATGGGTCCCAAGGGGTGAGGTCTGActgtaatattttcatataaggAAATGTGCAGCAGTTAATGATATAACAGTATGTTTGATCACGTGACGTTAATATATAGATATGCGAAACAGTCAACAGATTCCACACatattttaatcttaattctttcaaatttattaggcgtaattttttctttaaatatatgcGTACAAAGATTTTAATGTTTGATATGCACTTTgcttcttattattattatagattttttacggcataattcaaaagaaatcCGTAAATATTTATTCCTATCACGCCAAATTTCCGATTATACAATTCATtcattttactaaaaaagcaattatttaacaaaattatattagattcCGGAAAAAACAAGTTGAATACAAGAATgttctctataaaaaaaaataaaggtttCACAAACCCTTTTATGAAAtggtattatataaatcatatatgtaatatatgcACGGCGTATTTCATTGtttcaataaaagaaaaaacttttgtAACAAATATTGGCGGACCGAAAACTTAACCGATAAAAGGTTTGATATCGATACAGTTGCAGGAAAAGTGATTATTAAACTTTCATATAAGAAACGTGATTATTTATGATCATGAAGGGATGCCTTAATTATAGtagataaagaaattatattatatcacaagaaaatttttatttacatttacatataatttgatACAGTAATATATAGAATAGAAtagaataaatcataaattgttcgataaattttttaaagttctttttctaataatttttctatttgatgaaatttggCAGGACCAGCAGAAGATACAACCCCATCAtgtaaatgatataatttcaCCCAACCATTAACGTAACTATTGATTCCTTCTAAAGGGAAGATACTagatttcattaaatttaatgataattcagCAGAATttccatcattattaattattaatccaCTTTGAAAAAGTTGAGATAAATCCCTTCGTAAAGTATTATCAggattcaataaataaaaatgataatttcttttatttaaatcaccAGGTAAATTAGTGAACCTTCCTCTTATAACTGTTTGATGTTgttttgtattaaaataacatGATGATATATATCCGTTGATTCCTTCCGTTTCGTTATGTTGATTTAAGTTCATCGTATTTGATAAAAGATTTGCGTGAACGCATGTTGgattttgattaaatatatgaaattcaAACTGTTGAGTAAAATCCACTGGCGCCGAAGAAATTGTCCATAAAAGTGTTGAAAGCAATAAAAGAACTTTGATTATTTTtgtcataattttaattttttaatttttagagttttctttctttttttttttttaattatttatttgattatttgatatattacttaaaaaattaaaaaagttttattggtttttttttcgtaacaAGAGAAGagaggaaagaaaaaaaatttttttttttttgtttttttattattaatattttgacatgaaaaaagaaaaaacaagtaaaacgtttttaatttttttttttagaaaaacgacttttcattaaatttataaatttttgaaccgAGCATAAAAGATACAAAGATACAATACAATCACTTGTTTCACACGAGATAAACccaaaacaaacaaaaaaaaaaatcagagaaaaaaaaattttttttttttttttgacaactGATTGGACTtacattatttacattattcgggattatttccaatatttatcctaaaaataattacccGTCGGTGTTAGAgttttttatctaaatatagaaaaaataatatggtGCTTTTTCCGAATTCCGACTAACAAAAAAGATAGTAATTGTATATCTCTCTCATGTATTACAAAAGATATTATAGTGAAGTTCTTCTTCGTTACCGAAATACCGAGAGATCAACAAATAAGTAACTTAGTTTGAGTTTGATAGATATCTAAAAGTTACTTAATTTGCCCAAAGtccaaaaatttcttatgattTACGCGTCGCAGCACTTCAATTACTATTCAATTACTATCTGTTATCTGTTATCGTCATTATCGTCAATTGCATCATTTGCTACGtcatgaaaattatttgaatattttatatttactcaataaaattccaaatatagaaatgttaatttaaattttatgcagatttaattataaagaatataaagagATAAACATGCGCGTCAATTTTTGtcaataatacaataaaatgcATACCAagaaatcattataattttattgattgaataaaatttttattattaataataaaattttactataaataatgatttctaagaattatttttagaacTTTAAATACAAGattcttatttaaatttttattatttccaaatttgtgtttatttattaaaataatcttattgttaagataagaaatattttaaatttttatatttaaaaaagaatattataattatagtttagtggaatttaaaaaaaaaaaatatctaataataaaattttcgtaCAATATAAATACATGATATCAGTTCctcttctttatttttttcacaaatttcttttctcttctttGGAGTTCATGGATTtgtcaattattattagtccGTATTTTGATTggtcaatatatatatatatatttttttctcttaaataacgaaaaaaattatacaatgagccaatatatattatataataagtcgATCAAATTCATATAATGTTATAAAGACCTCATTCAGGATACATGAAACTCTTTGCAATTCTCAAACTTCTCAAACATTGTATCTgttactttttaaaaagagattgaattttttttatcatatattagATGTAACATACTTTTCATCGAGTTTCATAATAAACTTTCAGGTTTCAAGCCCTTCATTGGATTAGATCACCCGGCTAAAACGGGCCTTATATGCCGaaatatctaaatatattGGATTCCTAAACCTTCCATCAAGTCATATGATGATTGATTATTGAGAACTATTAAGTGTTCTAAATAAAGCTATGTAGCTAGCTAgctctttataatatttatatctgCTTTTTAACATAAACGCTGGTCTCTTCCAAATTTTGGAAAGAGACTTCTTTCATGATATTGTTCCCTTATTAAGTTTCTTAACCAGAGATACCAAGATACCAAAGGTATCTGGTCAAGtaaatgtgtatttttttgGAAACATTTGTCTTTAAATAACCTTGTCTTCTAATAGTAAGCTCGAATGTTGTACTTACCTCCACACCGTGATATTTTTACTAAGACCCTTGATGCAGAGTTAAGTCACTGAGATTTTCGtacaacaaataaattaaataaattgcataatttttgaactgtttattgatttattactACAGGTCTcataatgtttaattaattgtttcaaATCAGATCATGTTTCAAATTAGATCATGTTTTTGAACATTTCTCACATGAAAGTTGGAGTTTTTGTGCGAATGGATCAGGAAGAAAACCATACATAATAAATCTTACCTATTTAACAAAGTTCGCGAGATTCATGTTTGGAGTGTCAGTTCACTTAACACCACAACTGGAAATAACGAAAAAgttgtcaaaaaaaatgtaagtgAAAAGGATTCCaggaataataaaagtagTGATGTTAACAGAGATACAgatgcaaatattttaatgtgtGAGTACTGTATTAACAGAGAAGAATCAAGAGAATGCATGTATTTTCGGTGCAATTGCGCCGAATTTGTTTCATGGAGAGCATTGCATGGATCAAGTATCAATTTGTTCCGTACCACATGCATCAAATGTTGGAGAATAATGGACTCGATATAACTCGCGTCGTATTCACCACATTATACTGAAACCTGTTTCACCTACATAGTCGACGAGCCATTTTGCCGAAAGATCGACATAGTATTGACTCATGAAATTTTGCCTTTGATTCATTTTACAGTATTAATAAGAAAGCAAGGAATATTTtcaatgatataaaattttttgtttctaaaTTCTAACCGTtctacttgaaaaaaaaaatagagatgGAGAAGGTAAATTTTCATGTTGGTAAAATGGAAGTCAACAAAATGGCGTCGGTTAATTTCATGCCGGTGAAATGGCTGTTCGTGTAAGTCTGTAATCATCTCGTGTGTCTCACAAAGATTCACCTTTGGTAGTTGACCATTCTTAAACCTGAGTTATGCAaagaatcaaataattattatctgGATGAGATTCATTTTCACATTATCCTTGTTGAAATGCTCAAATATGGAACAATTTTCTTGGACCGTTACGGTCGCGCTTTAACTTGGATATGATGTCTGGTGTGTTATGGACGGTTGGGCAATCATTAGAGTAAAAATTAcgatttggaaatttttttggaagAGGCAGCTACAAACCCCTGGAATTATTCTTCTTTAACACTCACTGCATATTGTGATCTGTCACGCAAAAATTAttgctaaaataaattattaaacttgtGGTGTTTGCTGATAAATCTTTTACTATTGACATTAAAGCTCAGTGTTCGCATACACAACTGATGTAtgcgaaaattttattaataatttttagttacaTAGTAAAATTGAGCTAGTGAGCGAAATAATATGATGCTATCAAAGAGGGTGGGAGGATTCAGATCTTAGGACATTTAATACGAGTTTATTCTTTACTCTCTCGGGCTTCTTACAAATTTCTAtactaattgttttttttctatcaCTATCTGCAATTGCTAGCTACGAGATTTCTATACCCTTTTCTACGAACATGGAATAAactatatttacaaaatttcgCCAATCTAAAtcctattattaaattatatataaagtatcaaTTTTAGCTAAAATCACCAAGAGATTAAGTAATTTCTGACCTATAGCATAAATTCGGGGTATCAGCAagtgtataaaaaaaaataagcaatgcAGTATTTCAATTCATACTCACCACCATGATTCGTTTTCACAATATCACCAGTACGTTATTTCGCAAGGTATCACATACAATTTACTGCATCTATTGTATGATGGCCAAAGATTTAATTCGCAGGAATCGATTTTGGAATACGCATCAAAATCGTAATAAAAACTATAACACTACCCATATACAAAGATCAACAAGAGGTCTTCTTTGTTGTAACTTTAAGTATATACGGGAAAGTTCAAGAATAAATTACATGAAATTACTTGTTCCCGGGATACATGATGTCTAACGTTATTGTGCATTTATTTATCAAGTacagatagcatattaaattACAACTTTCATATAGGACGTGATTTATTTTATCCAAGTGAGACTTTAGgtctcactttttttattcatatatatcTCTATGATATTCTTGATACAATGTATAGTCTTTTCTTTATTGATGTAGTAAATAAATCGCTCATAAGTCATGACACAACCCCTTTTCCAATATCGTATTGCGCATTATCATGATTATTTTGGCAGATTTACATGACCACGTTCCGGTAAATATCTCTTTAAGAGCAGTGAATTACGTGTATTATAAGGCCATTGATTATAAGGGATCGAATCTTTTGGATGCTTGatcaattaatttcttaatctTTTGTATCCTTTCTGGGACCAGTTTTTCGTCATACATActtcaaaaaggaaaaattccATAATCTTGGCATATGCATCATTTTTGCTGACCACGATTTACAATGTCCTCAAGTTTTTTTGACTCAGATAGTACTATGAAGCCGTTGCATCTTCAATGCAATTCGATATTTTTGGAAGAGAGCATCAAGCTCTAATCCGCTCAAGAAAGGAGGGCGAGATAGGTTCCTCATTAAGAATTCTGGATACATCTAGTCTGGAATTTgcgatttttcttatttttaagcTCATCAATATCCTGTCTTAATTTTGCTACCTCGGTTTTAAACTCATAATTCTCATTAATCTGTCTCGTCTTTGTGGTGATGTGCCGTCTCAATTTTGCATTCTCGATGCGCTCGGCATTGCGACGATgtcgaaaaaaaagtaattttttcagCGACATGAACAACGTGAATGGtgggataaatataaatgcgAGACTTTACCCATGTTACATGATGAAATTTTGGCGACCTCAGGTCGTCCAAATTTCtcaagaaaaaatgttttattaatacacATGCGAAAATAAATACAAACTCAACCACTTCCTAGTGGTGTACCTAATATAAGTTACTtgacaaaatatatttatgataaaaaaaaaattttcgttcgtattataattaattatttcaaaaagtgGCCTGTTAGAAAATTCTCAGGAAGCCTCTCAACTCTTTCCACTATATTACACATATCATAAACGGACTTGTTGAGTAATTCCTCGTTGTAATTTCTGCTTACAGGCGGTTGACTCGATTATGACATGATTacatgaatatatttttcggCTGGCGTGTCAGCAAagcattttgaaatttttttgttgcaaGGAGTTCAGGCTGGTCTTGGAGTATTTCTTAAGACAACGTCATAATCATCGCGAATTTCACTTTTCAAAGTTTGAGCTTGTCTGCAGGAAAATTATCGAGCTCTGATACCACCTTTTCCGCCTTGATAACTTTTTAAGCTGCTAGTTCCTATCAACAGGAAAAGCGCAGTTTATATACTgtagtatttttcttttgtaaacaAAATAGCGCATGTGacaaatattttgattggctgatccaaaaaattttcagtaatGTGACTTTGTACTACTAATCTAAAAATAGTAgatatatcaatatttttcacCCAACTTCAGTAATTTCAccttgaaatatatattattctttttattatagtttattcTATCCTATTTTCTTAAtcttattgtattttattttgttgtaaaaataaaaatgcattttttatattaaatataaaatttatttacaaccTGGGAGTAATACTCCTAATAGATCAATCTGATCAGATTGGTAATATGGTATAACctaaattaatcataaaaaaaaatgactttttgtaaatatcttgTGGTCTAGCAgtccaattttaataaccttttttttttattttaattagcttaatatgatttataaaacaaaaataaaattattaaaatccaatcactaaaTCAGATTAGATTACTAAAATCCTAATCTGATCTGAATTTTTAAGAGTACTACCTGGAAGTATAAAGGTGAACTATCaagttttaaataagaataagacttttccatttaatatattatatttattactattattaaattatataaataatatgaaaatttattgttaaatttctaaaataataaataatttattcacttattttaataaaaaaaaattaacaataaattttataaagtgaAAAGGACTATATCtgataagaaatatttaaattaaacatttctttatattttttttttataaaaactacaagtatttttaaaataaatatttcttcactttattttttttcttgaaaaaaccacaaaaattttttaaaataatgtaatataaaataaatctgaCTAATAAAACTCATTAAGTCatgttatcaaaatttttttgataatattcttGGAGTAGTTATTATTTGCTAAAAGTCACATGCTAAAATATCTGATATGTATTTTGCAAATTTGgtatatataaacaaattggATGCAAAACATGAATATAGTGATGTACTTTAGcacaatttctttaaatttgtACTCAAAAACATTACAACTGAACTAAATGATTTCTccaaactatttttattagttttaaattcaaatcacTTTACAATATTagattctttttaaaataataataaaaaataatattataatatagattACAGCCAATTGGAAATcatatattcaataaataagattaatatatatgataactttaatattttgattcttAAAGTTAAAGTTGACAACtgttattttgatattatagtACCTATTACATATATACTAATAGACAAGtttctattataattaatatattctcaacaaaatgttaatatatCCTTgcttagtttaaattttaatattaattacttaaattttaaatatcaatagtttttttttataaaaataattctaatttcaacttaatactttttctttcataaaaatatttttgccaaaatatacttaaaatagacttaaaattttattttatacttaaaatatattgaaatagctaaaaatttaagtataagaTGAGTGACACATATTACGTCATATTCATTTTACTATGAATTTTACTCCTTCCCCCCTTGtcagatttaataaccaattaaatttaattatacaatttatataaatagtgTAATGTCAGATTTTAATTATCCCCTTCCCCCTTCTAATAATTACGTCATATGTGTCACTTCcctaatttaagtatataataatatacttaaaatattcttattttaaaatatccttaaaatatactgaaataggCAAAATTTAagtgtaaattaaatatattttaagtatatattaaatacaatttaattcaaaaaatttgaaaattcaattttcagtatattttaaatataaaataagaaaattaaatatattttaaatatattttaagtaaaaattttttataaggtcAAACTGCAAGAATTTCcctttattttatcattttagcaattaaatattaattaaatttcaaatgaaatatgagcgtattcaatatatttttaataattaacaaaaataattttattgaatttttacacttatttttctattaagcCAAAAAgttcttaattatttattaaattccacttatatttatattttttaatattttactaaagaTTAAACCTTCTATTATCCatatctatatttatataaaaataatattctaataaatcttgatatatactaataatcttccattaatataatatttattttccaaTTACTATTTACTACTAATATCACtattaatctaataataactaatataagtataaataattataaataactaaactaaaaataaatattactataataaataacttgtataatgtaatatattattcttcaattatttcagttaaatatttatctatatttatttcaatatattatttatcttttggataattattattctaatcacgtgattattctAATATCTAGGAATAGTAAATGAGTAAGCTAGAGCAAAATTGGAAAGTAAATAAGTGAATATGACTGAATCTATGAGTAATTGAAAATGCAAAATATCTATAATCTCTTTTAAAGGTTAACTTGAAATGTCTTTCAGTTTT harbors:
- a CDS encoding uncharacterized protein (SECRETED:cutsite_ISS-AP; SECRETED:prob_0.7538); SECRETED:SignalP(1-20), coding for MTKIIKVLLLLSTLLWTISSAPVDFTQQFEFHIFNQNPTCVHANLLSNTMNLNQHNETEGINGYISSCYFNTKQHQTVIRGRFTNLPGDLNKRNYHFYLLNPDNTLRRDLSQLFQSGLIINNDGNSAELSLNLMKSSIFPLEGINSYVNGWVKLYHLHDGVVSSAGPAKFHQIEKLLEKEL